AAAAAACTGGGATATACAAATGTGAAAAGATACCCCGGTGGTATTTTTGCATGGAAGGGAGCAAAGAACCCTACTGAGTCAGTTAAGTAACAAGTTTTATATAAGATTTTATTTTGGCCCCTGCATTTTTAATGTGGGGGCTTTTTTATGACTTACTATAAATCTATGAAAAAGATTGTTTTCTAATAAAAAATATGCATAATAAAAATAAGACTGTTTATTTGGTTTATAAGATATGGTCAATTGATCTGAATAGACTTTAAATACGGGGAAATTATGCAAATATTAAGTCGTATAAAGATTGTATCTAAATTAGGGATTGTTTTAATCACCAATCTTATACTTGTTGTTACAATGGGTGTGGCTGCTTATTGGAGTTCTCAATATTTGCATGATGAATTGCTCAGTGTGTTCAGTACTGAGTATGCTGGTATCAGTGTTTTGCTTGAGGCAGATAGGGATTTGCATCAAGCCCTCATCGCTGAGCGGAGCATGTGCTTTATCACGCCTGATTCAGATCAATTTAAAGGTCAGATGAAAGATTATACTGATAATATAGGACAGGCAGACACAAGAATTAAAAAATTTCTTAATGTTTTTAATACCCCTGAAACAAGGAAATATGTTGACGCATATTTTGCCGATCGGAAAAAATGGGATCCGGTGACAAAGCAAGTTATAACATACGTAGAGGAAGGAAAAAATGCAGCAGCTCAGGCTCTTTCACTTGGTGAAGCGAAAGAGTTGTTTGATGCAATGCGGGAAAATTTAAATAAGCTTACTGAAATCGTTGAAACTCAATCACAATTAAAACAAACAAGATCCAATGAGTCATTTCAAAAACTGATTTATGTCCTTTTAGGAATAACCTTTTTCAGCTTGATCTTCGGCTCTTTAATCACGGTAGTTATTTCTCGCAATATCACAGTTCCTATTCATAAAATGGTTGCGTTTGCACAGCAGATCAAGGCTGGAGACCTGAATGCAACACTTGCGGTGAAGCAAAAAGATGAAAACGGAGTTCTTGCTCAGGCATTCCAAGATATGCTGGTTCAATTGAATCGAACTTTGGCAGAAGTTAAGGACCAAAGTGCTGTAGTTGAAGAAAAGGCTAAGCAGACAGCGGAAGCTCTAGAGCTGGCTAAAGAGGCTACCGGAAAAGCTGAATCTGCCAAAGCTGAAGGGTTGTACCAGGCTGCTGAACAGCTTGATGGAATAGTTGGAAAACTTTCTGATGCCGCAGAAAGAATCTCCCTTCAGGCTGATGAAATCAGTCAGGGAACAGCCGTGCAGTCTGAAAGAATCACAGGCGCGGCAACTGCAATGGAAGAAATGAATGCTTCTGTTTTTGAGGTTGCAAAAAATTCAGGGGAAGCGGCTTCTGCAAGTGAAACCGCAATGTCTCAAGCTCAAGATGGCGCAAAGGTTGTAGAAAATTCAATTGAAGCTATTAATGCAACTCAACGACAATCGGAAGAATTAAAGCTTAATATGGACGAGCTTAGCAATCAGGCTCAGTCGATAGGTCAAATACTTGGTGTAATAACAGATATTGCAGATCAGACAAATCTGTTGGCATTAAATGCTGCAATCGAGGCAGCAAGAGCTGGAGAAGCTGGAAGGGGATTTGCTGTTGTTGCTGATGAAGTTCGTAAGCTTGCTGAAAAAACAATGAATGCCACTAAAGAAGTAGGGGAAGCTATTTCGTCCATACAAAGTGTTGCAGACATCAACGTTAAATCTATGGAGAGAGCAACTGTGGATCTTAGTCGGGCTGTTGAACTTTCAGGACAGTCTAGAACGGTCTTGTCTGAAATAGTTGTAATGGTGAGTAATTCTTCTGAAAGAGTTCAAGGTATAGCTACTGCTACGGAAGAACAATCGTCTGCGTCAGAAGAAATTACCAGATCTGTTGATGAAGTCAGTCAGATTTCACAGCAGACAGCAGAAGGTATTTTGGAAACAACGAATGCATTGCAAAGTCTCGCTGCCGAAGTTGAAGAACTGTCTGCACTGGTGCGTAGCTTAAAAGAAGAAGGTAGCAGACGATAGTAATCGTTGACTTGGTATAAGGTTGTTCAAGAAGAGTAGCTAAACAGGTTTAAGATATACGTTACTGGAAGAGAGTAAGAGAAAAGCTCTTTTTTTGTTTATAGTTAAGCTTCAATCGCAATGAGTATTCCGTCCGGTATGTTGCTATCTTTTATCAGCATTTCTCCTGCAGCCTGACAGGCTGTTTCAAGATCTATTCTTGATGAAAGTTCGCACGCTTCTTTCAGTTCTTTTACTCCCTCTCCTGCGGATTTGAATGCGGATAGCATTTGAGTGCTATAAATGAACAACCTGCTATTCTTTTTCATTTCGAAAGTAGCGCAAGGGAGCAACCCTTTCCCCAACTCACCAAGCGGTCCGCTTTGAGGCTCAATAAGAACAGTTGATCCATTCTTTTGTAGCAATATGGGCGGAAGTGCTCCCGCATCTACTAAGGTAAGGGTTTCTATGCCGCGGTCAATTTCGGCATATATTCCTGTAACTTCTATTGTTTGGTTCGGGGCATGGTCAAAAGCCTCTTGCAGAGCAATTCCGATATTTCTAAAAGTCTCAGCAGGCGTGTAAAGAGGGCCTGTGTTAAGAATCAAAGCTTTTCTGATTAAAGTTGCGATTTGCTCATTTAATTTCGGTGGAGTGAAGTTCAGCAGCAAATGGCTTTCTGAATTATTGGCTAGAATGACTGATTCATGAAAGTATGCTTTTGATATTTCAGATGTTGCAAGAAATTTTGCCGTGTTTGTGCGCGGCAATTGATCATTAGTGACTGACAGTTGTAAGTTAGATTTTAATGATTTCTCTGTTTTGCTTAGTATATACTTATCGTTTTCTGTTATTTTCAGGTGCAGCCTAATTCGATGTAAGACTTCTCTGTACTCGAAAGGTTTTGGAATAAAATCTACGGCTCCGGCATCGAATCCTTTTCTGGTGCTTTTTGCATCATCCAGAGCTGTTAAAAAAATAATCGGGATTTCTGAAGTTTCAGGAGACAGGCGCAAAATAGTTGCACATTCAAATCCGTTTTCTCCTGGCATCATTATATCCAGCAGGATAAGGTCAGGCTGTTTCTTTTCCGCAAGCTCAATACCTGTTCTGCCGTTGTTTGCTGTAATAATTCTGTATCCTCGCTGACGAAGAACTAATTCAAGAAATTCAAGATTAAACGGTTCATCATCAATGATTAGAACTTGAGGTATATAGTTTGGCTTTACGGGCATTTCTCTGAATCCTTTGCAGGTATTTACTTTAGATGCTTAATTTTGAGTTTTCTTCTTTGCATAGCAGGCGAATCAGTTTACACAGAAATAGTACATCAATAAAGCTAAGGGTGTTAGTGATTTCAGCATTTAAACAAGTATGCAACAAAGTATATAATTGTGTTGCTCCGCTTATTTTTAGCTGTGTGGCTTACAGGTGCATAATGGCTCATTAAGTCAGTTTGCATAAGGTTTTATCATAACTTTTATTTTTTTGGAGTTTATGAAATGCTTATTGGTATTCCTAAAGAAGTTAAGACTATGGAAAACAGGGTCTCTATGACTCCTGGCGCAGTTGAAAGCCTTGTCCGTCGTGGGCACAGCGTTGTTGTTGAAAAAGGGGCAGGTTCAGGAAGCGGTCTGACAGATGACGAGTATGTTGCTGCCGGAGCGAAGCTGGTAACGGCTGATGATGCCTGGGCCGTTGAAATGGTCATTAAAGTTAAAGAACCGATTAGTTCTGAGTATAAATATCTCCGCAAGGGACTTTTGCTTTTTACATATCTCCACCTTGCCGCGGACAAAGAGCTGACGGATGCCCTTCTTGAGAGCGGAACCACCGGCATTGCATACGAAACTGTTCAGTTACCGGATAAGTCATTGCCTTTGCTTACTCCTATGAGTGAAGTTGCCGGACGTATGTCTGTTCAGGAAGGCGCACTTCATCTTAAAAAAACTAAGGGCGGCAGAGGGGTGCTGTTGAGCGGGGTGCCCGGTGTATCTCCTGCGAATGTAATGATTCTCGGCGGAGGTGTAGTTGGTACCAACGCTGCTAAGATTGCTGTGGGCATGGGGGCTAAAGTTACAATTTTTGATTTAAACCATTCAAGGCTTCAATATCTTGATGATATTTTTAATGGTAGAGTTATCACCATGACTTCTACTGAGCCGAATATCCGCGCCGCAGTTACTCAGGCTGACCTTGTTATTGGTGCGGTTTTAATTCCAGGTGCCAAAGCTCCTAATCTGATCACCCGTGATATGCTTTCAACAATGAAAGAAGGAGCTGTTGTTGTTGACGTAGCTGTTGATCAGGGCGGATGTGTTGAAACTAGTAAACCGACTACTCACACTAACCCTACTTTTGTAGTTGATGGTATTGTGCATTACGGTGTTGCCAATATGCCCGGTGATGTTCCTAGGACTTCTACCTTTGCGCTGGTTAATCAGACTTTGCCTTATGCAATGCAGCTTGCAGATAAGGGGATTGATGCTTTGCGGACCAATGAACCCTTGAAACTCGGTCTTAATACCATCGACGGCAAACTTACTTTTGCAGGTGTCGGGGAAGCTTTTGGAATGGAGACAATTACTCCTGATGACGCTCTTGCTTAATATTTTGAAATAATTTTTTTTAATCCAGTATTGTTATGTGAAAAGAGGTAAAAGTAAAACTTTTACCTCTTTTTTGATTTAGAATTGAAAATGGGACTGTAGAGGAATAAACAAATTTATTAGAAGTCTTTTGTTTTATTTGCATGGATGATAACTTGGAAAATGAGAGTTATCACTTTGGAATTGAGACGGAGGAAGGCATGATTCGATTGAAGGAAATTTCCGGAAGACATTTAATGTATGCCTTTATCCTGCTCACGATTTTATTGTGGATAGGTGAAAGTCTTTTTGAATTTTTGTGGTTTAATCCCAAAGGTGAAATGTTTTTAGCAAATTTATTTCCGTTTCATAACCATCATGAGATGTTCATGAGAGGGATGTCTACAGTGACATTGCTTGTGTGTGGTTATGTTGTTTCGCGAATGTACAGCTCTCTTACTGAGTCAGAAAGAAAGGCGCGAATACGTGAAAATAATTTACGAATAACATTTAATTCCATCGGTGACGCTGTTGTTACGACAGACGGTGAGGGGCATGTAGCTTTTATGAATCCGGTTTCGGAAATACTTACCGGCTGGTCTTTTGTTGAAGCTAAAGGGCTTGAGTTTAAAAAAGTTGTGAATGTTCTCAGCTCTAATTCAGCAGGGATTTCTAATCCTATAAATGGTGTGTTGCGCAGTGGAGAAGGGAAAAGACTTTCAAATCATACAATCCTAATTTCTAAGCAGGGAAATAAGTATCATATAGCGAATTCCATAGCTCCTATCAGAAATGAGGACGGTGAAATCTCTGGTGCTGTGTTTGTTTTTAAAGATGTAAGCGAGAAGTATAGAAAAGATTCTGAATTTAAAAGCATGCGGATATATCTGTCTAATATTATTGACTCAATGCCGTCAATACTTCTTGGGGTTAACGGGGATGGGCAGGTAACTTTGTGGAATAGAGCGGCAGAGCAGGAGACAGGTATTTCTCCTAAGTCTGCGTATGGTAGAAATCTGTTTGAAGTTTTTCCCAGAATGAAAACTGACATTGATAGAATCTTTGGAAGTATCAGATCAAAAGATATAAGTCGAAACCAAAGAAAAATAAGATACTCAGAGAGCGGAATCTGTTATGAGGATGTTACAATATTTCCTTTGATATCTGATAGTGCGGAGGGGGCGGTAGTTCGCGTTGATGATGTGACCGAGCTTATCAAGTTGGAACAGGCCATGATTCAAAATGAAAAGATGATGTCTGTCGGTGCGCTTGCATCCGGGATGGCTCATGAAGTTAATAATCCGCTGGCAGCAATTTCAGGGCATGCTCAAAATATCAGTAATCGAATTTTCGGAGATCTTAAGAAAAATGAAGAGGTTGCTGCTGAGTGTGACGTCTCGCTCAGTAAGGTTCGTGAGTATATGGATAAAAGAGCAATCCCTAGGATGCTGGACGGGATTTATTCT
The genomic region above belongs to Desulfovibrio sp. UCD-KL4C and contains:
- a CDS encoding response regulator, with the translated sequence MPVKPNYIPQVLIIDDEPFNLEFLELVLRQRGYRIITANNGRTGIELAEKKQPDLILLDIMMPGENGFECATILRLSPETSEIPIIFLTALDDAKSTRKGFDAGAVDFIPKPFEYREVLHRIRLHLKITENDKYILSKTEKSLKSNLQLSVTNDQLPRTNTAKFLATSEISKAYFHESVILANNSESHLLLNFTPPKLNEQIATLIRKALILNTGPLYTPAETFRNIGIALQEAFDHAPNQTIEVTGIYAEIDRGIETLTLVDAGALPPILLQKNGSTVLIEPQSGPLGELGKGLLPCATFEMKKNSRLFIYSTQMLSAFKSAGEGVKELKEACELSSRIDLETACQAAGEMLIKDSNIPDGILIAIEA
- the ald gene encoding alanine dehydrogenase — translated: MLIGIPKEVKTMENRVSMTPGAVESLVRRGHSVVVEKGAGSGSGLTDDEYVAAGAKLVTADDAWAVEMVIKVKEPISSEYKYLRKGLLLFTYLHLAADKELTDALLESGTTGIAYETVQLPDKSLPLLTPMSEVAGRMSVQEGALHLKKTKGGRGVLLSGVPGVSPANVMILGGGVVGTNAAKIAVGMGAKVTIFDLNHSRLQYLDDIFNGRVITMTSTEPNIRAAVTQADLVIGAVLIPGAKAPNLITRDMLSTMKEGAVVVDVAVDQGGCVETSKPTTHTNPTFVVDGIVHYGVANMPGDVPRTSTFALVNQTLPYAMQLADKGIDALRTNEPLKLGLNTIDGKLTFAGVGEAFGMETITPDDALA
- a CDS encoding methyl-accepting chemotaxis protein, which encodes MQILSRIKIVSKLGIVLITNLILVVTMGVAAYWSSQYLHDELLSVFSTEYAGISVLLEADRDLHQALIAERSMCFITPDSDQFKGQMKDYTDNIGQADTRIKKFLNVFNTPETRKYVDAYFADRKKWDPVTKQVITYVEEGKNAAAQALSLGEAKELFDAMRENLNKLTEIVETQSQLKQTRSNESFQKLIYVLLGITFFSLIFGSLITVVISRNITVPIHKMVAFAQQIKAGDLNATLAVKQKDENGVLAQAFQDMLVQLNRTLAEVKDQSAVVEEKAKQTAEALELAKEATGKAESAKAEGLYQAAEQLDGIVGKLSDAAERISLQADEISQGTAVQSERITGAATAMEEMNASVFEVAKNSGEAASASETAMSQAQDGAKVVENSIEAINATQRQSEELKLNMDELSNQAQSIGQILGVITDIADQTNLLALNAAIEAARAGEAGRGFAVVADEVRKLAEKTMNATKEVGEAISSIQSVADINVKSMERATVDLSRAVELSGQSRTVLSEIVVMVSNSSERVQGIATATEEQSSASEEITRSVDEVSQISQQTAEGILETTNALQSLAAEVEELSALVRSLKEEGSRR
- a CDS encoding PAS domain S-box protein, with the protein product MIRLKEISGRHLMYAFILLTILLWIGESLFEFLWFNPKGEMFLANLFPFHNHHEMFMRGMSTVTLLVCGYVVSRMYSSLTESERKARIRENNLRITFNSIGDAVVTTDGEGHVAFMNPVSEILTGWSFVEAKGLEFKKVVNVLSSNSAGISNPINGVLRSGEGKRLSNHTILISKQGNKYHIANSIAPIRNEDGEISGAVFVFKDVSEKYRKDSEFKSMRIYLSNIIDSMPSILLGVNGDGQVTLWNRAAEQETGISPKSAYGRNLFEVFPRMKTDIDRIFGSIRSKDISRNQRKIRYSESGICYEDVTIFPLISDSAEGAVVRVDDVTELIKLEQAMIQNEKMMSVGALASGMAHEVNNPLAAISGHAQNISNRIFGDLKKNEEVAAECDVSLSKVREYMDKRAIPRMLDGIYSSCSHAAKIVNDMIMFSRRSDSNQGRHSLVKLLDDTLGLAAVDYDLSYHYDFRKIEIIREYDRSVPDIYCEGSEIQQVFLNILKNGAQSMMEKEYHDGHPCFTLRIHAKEEMAVVEIEDNGQGMDEEVLKRIFEPFYSTKKVARRSGLGLSVSYFVVTDLHNGSMEAYSVYGSWARFIIKLPLNVDM